GGGGCCATGCCACTGGGACAACGCTATCGAGCCGGGGCGCGGCGCGGCAGCAGATCGCGGCGTCGCCGGGCGAGCCAGCGTTCGCGGCTCAGACCCACCAGCGCGATGCTCAGGCCGCCGATCTGCAGAGTCCAGAGGAAGATGCCCAAGGGATAGGCCCGCACCCAGGCCGCAGCGGCGCCGACCTTAGGCGGCCTGGTGGAAGTCCAGCAGGCAGCTGGGATGCCAGTGGCCGCCGTGGTGGCGCTCGCAGCAGGCCCGGCAGGCCAGGCCGCGGACCCGGCGGCGGTAGGGGGCGGTGATGCCGCAGAGCGGACAGCGGGCGATCCAGCGGCTGGTGGCCACGGCACCGCCCGGCAGCGGGTAGCGGTGCCGCAGGCTCACCTCGAAGCCATCCTGGGCCGCATTGATCGCTGCCATCCGCTGGCGGAAATTGGGGCCGTGCACCTCCTGCACCTGCAGCACCCGGTCCACCCAGGCGTGGATCATCTCGTGGCAGAGGGTGCTGAGCAGGGCCTCGCGGGGCAGGGGATCCAGCAGGGGGCGGGAGAGCACGATCTCGCAGAGGGCACTGCCGTCGGGGCGGCGGCCCCGCCGATAGAGGCCCGCGGTGCGGCGCATGCGGCCATCGCTCCAGCGCAGATCCACCAGCGGCGTGCCGAGCGGAGCCAGGCTGGCGTCGAAATGCTCCCGGTTCAACCGGTGGAACAGCGGCAGCAGGGGCTCAAGCGGCACGCCGGGGGCCTGGTCAGTCAGACTCTGGGGCCATTCAACACAGATTCACCGGCCTATGGACTGGGCTCTGACCCGCGAGATCGGCAGCAAGGCCCTCCTGGCCGGTGCCGGAGCCCTGCTCCTCTACTGGACGATCACGGCGGTGAAGCTGGTGCTCAGTGCCCGGGGCATCAACCCGCTGATCAAACAGTTCTTCACCCAGGTGGCCAGCGGCCAGGTGGACGGGGCCTACCTGCTCACCACGAAGAACTACCGCACCCATGTGAACCGCAAGCAGTTCATCCAGTACCTGGCCGGGCTCAAGCTCAACAAGTACCGCAACCTGAAATCCGGCCGGCCCCGGCTGCAGGAGGGCCAGCTGATCCTCACGGTGAAGCTGCTCACCGAGGCCAAGGAGGAGCTGCCCCTCGATTTCACCTTCGTGAAGGTGGAGGACCAGTGGCGCATCGACCGGATCCGCACCGTCGGCGCCTGAGGCCGGCGTGGCTGGAGCCCCCGAGCCCCTCCGGGACCGCATCGCCGAGCTGCAGCGGCTGCTCACCCAGGCCGCCCACGCCTACTACGTGCTGGATGCTCCGGTCATGGAGGATCCGGTCTACGACCGGCTCTACCGGGAACTGCTGGAGCTCGAGCAGGCCCACCCCGAACTGATCCGGCCCGACAGCCCCACTCAGCGGGTGGGGGGCAGCCCGGCCGAGGGCTTCCGCAGCGTGGAGCACCGCATCGCTCTGCTCAGCCTCGACAACGCCTTCTCCACCGAAGAGCTGGAAGCCTGGTACGCCCGGCTGCTGAAGGTGCTCGACCGCACGCCCGCCGCCGGGGAGCCGCTGCCGGACCTGGCGATGGTGGGGGAGCTGAAGATCGACGGCAACGCCCTGGCCCTCAGCTACCGGGAGGGCCTGCTGGAGCGGGCCGCCACCCGCGGCGACGGTGAACGGGGCGAGGAGATCACCGCCAACGTGCGCACGATCCAGAGCGTGCCGCTGCGGCTGCGGTTGCAGGCCCCCCCCGCCTGGGTGGAGGTGCGCGGTGAGGCCCTGATTCCCGATGGCACCTTCGCCGCCATCAATGCCGAGCGCCTGGCCCGCGGCGAGCCGGCCTTCGCCAATCCCCGCAACGCCTGCGCCGGCACCCTGCGGCAGCTCGATCCCCAGGTGGTGGCGGACCGCCGGCTGGATTTCTTCGCCTACACCCTGCACCTGCCGGACGACTGGCAGCCGGGCCCCGGCGATCCGCCCCGGCCGTCCAGCCAATGGGAGAGCCTGGCGTGGCTGCGGGCGGCGGGCTTCAAGGTGAACCCCAATGCGGAGCTGCTGGCCGATCTGGCGGCGGTGGAGGCCTTCTTCACCCGCTGGGAGCCGGAGCGCCGCCAGCTCCCCTATGCCACCGACGGCGTGGTGGTGAAGCTCGACGACCTGCGTCTGCAGGCCGATGCCGGCTTCACCCAGAAGGCCCCCCGCTGGGCGATCGCCCTCAAGTACGCCGCCGAGGAGGCCCCCAGCCGGCTGCTGCGGCTGAGCTGCCAGGTGGGGCGCACCGGGGTGGTGACGCCGGTGGCGGAGTTCGAACCGGTGGCCCTGGCCGGCACCAGCGTGAGCCGCGCCACGCTGCACAACGCCGACCGGCTGGCCGAGCTGGATCTGCACGCCGGCGACACCATCGTGGTACGCAAGGCCGGCGAGATCATCCCCGAGGTGGTGCGGGTGCTACCCGAACTGCGGCCAGCGGCTGCCAGGCGGCTGGAGCTGCCCAGGCACTGCCCCGAATGCGGCTCGGAGCTGGTGCGGGAGGCTGGGGAGGCCGCCACCCGCTGCGTCAACAGCAGCTGCCCGGCGATCCTGCGCGGGGCCCTGCGCCACTGGGTGAGCAAGGCGGCCCTGGATGTGGATGGCCTCGGCAGCAAGCTGATCGAGCAGCTGGTGGACCGGGGCCTGGTGCGCTCGATCGCCGGGCTCTACCGGCTCGATGCCGCCCTGCTGGCCAGCCTGGAGCGGATGGGGGGAGAAGTCGGCGGCCAATCTGGTGGCGGCCCTGGCCGCCTCGAAACGGCAGCCCTGGCACCGCCAGCTCTACGGCCTCGGCATCCACCACGTGGGCGAGGTGAATGCCAAGGCCCTCGCCAGGGCTTTTCCGAGCGCCGCCGCTCTGGCGGAGGCCGCCGCCGGCGAGTCCGAGCCGATCACGGCGGTGTTCGGCATCGGCGACGAGATCGCCCAGAGCCTGCAGCAGTGGTTCCACACCCCCGCCAACCAGGAGCTGCTGGCGGCGCTGGCGGCGCAGGGCTTCAGCCTGGCGGCCAGTCCAGAGGAGGGCGCCGCTGGAGCGGCGGAGGCGGGCGGCGACGCTCCCTTGGCGGGCCGCACCTTCGTGCTCACCGGCACCCTGCCCAGCCTCAGCCGCCGCCAGGCCCAGGAGCTGATCGAGGCCGCAGGCGGCAAGGTCACGGGCTCGGTGAGCAAGAAGACCAGCTACGTGGTGGCCGGTGAGGAGGCCGGCAGCAAGCTCACCAAGGCTGAGAGCCTGGGGGTGGCGGTGCTGGATGAGGCGGGGCTGCTGGCCCTGCTGGACGCCGACTGACCAAGGGCCCCTGACGGGGCCCGCAGCCTGCCTGGGGAGGACGGCCTCCAGCTCAGAGCATCGGGGTGGACGCCATGTCCTGGATCAGATTGAGCTGGCCGCCCTGAACCAGGTTGTTGTTGCCGCCGATGGTGCCGTCCCGCAGGCTGTGGGCCTGCACATCTGCCAGGAAGGTGCTGCCGGCAGCCTGGTCATAGATGGGGGAGACATCGATGATCCCGGACGATTCCCAGTTGCCGGGGTCGCTGGCACTGGGATCGGTCTGACCTGCGGCCGTGGGCACGGCGGTGCGGTCGATCTGGGCCCAGCGCTCGCTGGTGGCCTGACCGGTGATCGGATCGGTGGCGGTGGGGCTCACCTTCCAGATCGAGGTTTCCTCCTGGCTGAAGTAGGCCGGGGAGACCGAGCGGTCTTCCTGCACATAGACAGAGCCATCCCCCGCCCAGGTGAGGTTGTCGGGGTTGCGGATGATCGTGGCGCCGAAGGCACCCTCCTGGCCGGCGTCGATGACGCCGTCATTGTTGCCATTGGCCGCATCCCAGGCGGCGATCTCCCGATCGCCGTCGTAGATCACGGCCAGATCGGTGCTGTTCGAAGCGTCGATCAGACCGTCGGCGTTGAAGGCCCCGCTGAGATCGAGGCTGATCAGATTGCCGAAGGTATCCGCGCCGCCAAAGGCCGCGTTCCCCGTGGTGGCCAGCACCACTTCCTGGCCATCCTCCGGATTGATGCTGGCGTCCTCGAGGCGGCTGAGCTGCAGGGCACCGAGGGCATTGGCGGTACCGCGCAGGGTGCTCTCGTCCCAGCCCGCCACGTCGGTACCGGAGCCCACCAGCTGCCAGCTACCGGAAGCCGGAGTGGCCAGGGAGAGGAGGTTGAGGTCGGCGGAATCGGGAACGCCCGCCAGCCCGGCATCGGTGCCGATGAGGCCCCCCGGTGTCGGCACCCAGGTGTACACCTCGCCCTGGCTGGCCGCCAGGCCGTTGCGCTCGAGGAACCCGGCGGCGGGATCCGTGGACTTGGTGCCCACCCAGAGGTAGAGCGGAGCGGTGTTGTCGTCCATCAGCAGCACACCCACGCTGTCGCTGCTGCCGGTGTCCACTTGGACGGCCGTTTCCCAGCCGCCCCGACCCAGGCCCGGCAGGGCATACAGGGTGTCGGTGGCGGTGTCGAGCGCGTAGAACAGACCCTCATCCGCTTCCTCACCGGTGAGATAGAGGGCGTCCACGAAGCCGTGACCCTCACCGAAGCGGTTCGCCATCTCGAAACTGCCCGAGCAGAAGCGGTTGAAGCCGCCGCCGATCTGGGCCGCATCGGTCACCAGATTGCCGTCGGCATCGATGATGGAGGTGTAGGCGATCCCACCGGCGATCAGCGCCGACTGGTAGCCGTTGCTGGCGTCGTCATCGGTGTCCTTGTCGACGATCAGCTTGTGGATGCGGGCACCGGTCAGGGCTGCGGTGCCCACCAGGTAGGGCGTGCCGGTGCCGCGGTTGAGCTCGCTGTTGGCCAGCACGGTGTAGGTGCCATCGCCGTTGTCAAAGGCACCCAGTCCATCGAGGATGCCGGTGGGTGCATACACACTGCTGCCCGGCTCCAGGCCGTTGGTGAACTCGCCGTTGGTGAGCAGGTTGCTCACCGCCAGCTCCGGGCCTCCCGCCACATCCTTCAGCATGGTGGGCTCGAAGAAACCGGCGCTGCCGAGGCCGGGAGATTCGATCAGGACTCCGAGATCGAGGATGTCGAGGGTATTGCTCACCTCGTTCGACACCACCAACTGGCTACGGCCCGTGGGACTGTCCTTGGCGGGGATCAGCAGCAGACCCTCGGGTGACAGGCTGCCCTCGATCACCCGATGGCTCACGTAGCGACCATCGGCAGGATTGCTGATGTCGAAGACGGCCAGAGTGGTCTTGAGTCCGCGCTCCATGCCCACGATGGCGTAGGTGCGTCCATCCAGTTTCACCGTGGTGACTGTTTCCGATTCCACCCCCTTGGCGTCGCTGCGGCCGTCGTCATAGGTGCCAGCCGCGAAGGCGATGGTCTGCAGGCTGTTGCCGCTGTCCCAGACCAGGGCACCGGTCTTGGCATCGAAGATGCTCACCGAACGGCCGCCCAGGGAGAGGTTGGTCTGGGAGAGGCTGGTCTGGCCGCCATCCGGGGTCACGATGGTCTCGAGGCGACCATCCGGCGCTGCCGGATTGCGGGCGACATCTTCATAGGCACCGTATTCACGAGCATCACCTTCGTTGGCCGTGATGTAGTACGTGCGCCCCTTCACCTTGAAGGCACTGATGCCATCGGGCATCCGCAGGCCAAGGAACTCCTGACCCAGCAGTGGATTGAACACCCCATCAGTTCCCGCGGCATTGTCCCTGTCGGAAAGGTCAACGGCGAACTGGGAGTAATCCACCGTTCCCAGGGCCTGGATGGCCTCGATGCGCCCGGTCTTGAGATTCACAACGGCAACGCCATTGTTCTCCTGCAGGGTGACATAGGCCTTATCACCCAGAATGCTCACATATTCAGGCTCGATATCCTGTGGAACGGTTGTACCGGCAGGCCCGGAAATCCGCAGGTCAGCAGGAATGTCAAGCCCAGGCTGGTCAAAGCCAAGATCGAGATAATCGAAGCGCGGATTCTTCTCACCCTTGATCGCGATGATACCGATGGAGCCCACCGGATCAACGCTGTAGTCAGCGCTGGGCTGGCCTTCATTGGCGATCACCAGCCTGCGGCCATCCTGGCTGAAGGCGATGCCATCGGGCAGGTAGCCCACGCTCACATCCTGCAGCAGCTGCAGCGTTCCATCCCGCTGCATGCGGAAGAAACGCACCATCCCGGGAGCAGGATTGGCGTCGTAGTCGCCAGGGGTGAGGGCCACAGCCACCAGATCCCCGTAGGCCGCCACCGAGGTGCTCACATAACCACCTCCGTAGCTGAGCCGCTGGATGAGCTGCGGGGAGGACGGATCGGTGGCCTCGGTGATCTGGAGTGTCTCACCACCACCGGAAGACAGGAGGAAGAACCTCTTGCCCACCCGCACATAGGCGGAGATTTCTGATTGGAACTGTTCGCCGCTGGTTCCTTCCGGCGTGAAATCCAAACGACCCACCAGGGCGTCGGCCGGACGCTCCGAGACGTCGTCGTCACGTTTCTGGCCACCGTGCTTCGAGCGGCCTGCGTGTCTGCGCTCCAACGCTTCCAGCTTCTGCATCAGGCGTCTCTCTCGCCGCTTCAGCCGCTCTGACATGTCATCATCTGAGGACAGCTGGTGCAGAACGGATTCCAGCCGGGCGATCCTTGCCTGAAGGCGGGACTTCGTCCGGGCTGGCCAGGTGGCAGCGGCCCCAAACACCCTGCTCTGATCGGAAGCAACCATGGATCAACGTCCAACGGGAGCTTCAAGCTCTCAGGGAAGCAGCCTGCACCCGATAACCCAGGGTTAAGGGCCTGGAAAGCTTCGCTGAAGGACATCCATCCCGCACCGGGGTTGTCTTCGGCGCTGCATGACAGTGCGACAGAACAGGTGCAGGATCCGGACAAGTGCTGGATCCGGCTGCACACCAGGAGGGGCTCAATGGCTGTGCGACCCCAGTCAGACCGGAACCCAGCCCTTCCAACACGGGGCAGCCGCCGACCCCTGACCCGTTCCTAACGTGAATCGGTGAAGCGGGGCCATGGGCGTGCGGGTCGGGCTGTGGAGGACACTCACGGCGACGCTGCTGGGGCTGCTGATCGGGCTGACACCGGCGCTGGCCCAGGGCACCGCAACGGCGAACCCGGCCCCGATCCTGCTGGATGGGCGCACCCTGTTCAACCTCTGGCCCTCACGCAACCTCACGGCCGAGCAGCGCAGCAGCACCGTGAACGGCCGGCTGGAGGAGGCCGTGGCCTCAGGGCGCCCGGTGCAGGTGACGGTGGAGGAGGCCAACAACCTGCCGGTGCTCAGCCTCAACGGCCGCACCCTGGTGACGGTGACGGAACGGGATGTGCCCGAGGGCCTGGAGGCACGGGAGCAGGCCGAGCAGTGGCAGAGCCAGCTGGAGGCGGCCATCGCCCGTGCCCGGCAGGAACGCACCCCCGAGCACATGGTGCGCATGCTGCCGCGGATGCTGGCGATCCTGCTGGCGGCCCTGGGGCTGCACCTGCTGCTGCGCAGGCTGTGGCGCCGCTGGTGCCCCGAGGCGCTGACCCCCCTGCCCCTGCCCACCGAAGGGGAGCGCAGCGACCGCTCCAACCGCTTCCTGCTGCGCAGCGCCCTCGTGCTGCTCCAGAGCCTGGTGTGGCTGGGGGCCGCGGCCCTGGTGATGGATCTGTTTCCCCTCAGCCGCAGCCTCAGTGCCGGCGTGGTGGAGGCCCTGCGGCGCTGGCTCAGCGCTCCGTTCCTGCCGCTGGGCTCCCGCAGCTACTCGCTGCAGGACGTGGTGGTGCTCGTGCTGCTGTTCATCGCCCTGGCCCAGGCGGTGGGGATGCTGCAGAGCCTGCTGCGCCGGCGGGTGCTGCGCTACACGGGCATGAGCGAGGGCGGCCAGGAGGCGGTGGCCTTCGTGGCCCGCTACGGCCTGCTGCTGGTGGGCACGCTGGTGCTGCTGCAGCTGTGGGGGCTCGACCTCACCTCGCTCACCCTGTTCGCCAGCGTGCTCGGGGTGGGGGTGGGCCTGGGGCTGCAGGGGATCAGCAAGAACTTCCTCAGCGGCCTGATCATCATTTTCGAGCGCCCCATCCAGGTGGGCGACTTCGTGGAGATCGGCGATCTGCAGGGCACGGTGGAGAGCCTGGGTCTGCGCAGCACCAAGGTCACCACCCTCGATCGGGTCACGATCATCGTGCCGAACTCCGAATTTCTCGAGTCACGAGTGATCAACTGGAGCCATGGCAGTTCGGTGTCACGGCTGCAGGTGCCGGTGGGGGTGGCCTACGGATCCGACACCACCGCCGTGCGCGAGGCCCTGATCGCCGCCTGCAAGGGCAATACGGCCGTTCTGAAATCGCCACAGCCGCGGGTGTACTTCAGCAATTTCGGCGACAGCTCCCTCAACTTCACCCTGCTGGTGTGGACGCGGGAGCCCCGGCGCCAGTACGAGATCGTGAGCGACCTGAACTACAGGATCGAAGCCCTGCTCAGGGAGCGCGGCATCACCGTGCCCTTCCCGCAGCGGGATCTGCACCTGGGCGACGGCAGCCTCAGGATCAACCTGCCGCCGGCGCTCGAGGCGGGACTCCAGGCCCTGCTGGAGCGGCAGCAGAACCCGGAGCGCTGAGCCTCACGAAACCCGGGTCTGGTGTTGCACGGCGCAGCAGGCTCACTAGCTTTTCGGGAGTCATCCACTGCGTCTCCATGCCGTCCCGCCGCCCCGGCCTGCTGGCCGACTTCAAGGCCTTCATCAACAAGGGCAACGTGGTGGATCTCGCCGTTGCCGTGGTGATCGGCGGCGCCTTCAGCCAGGTGGTGAACGCGGTGGTGAGCCTGGTGATGACCACCCTGCTGGAGCCGGTGCTCAAGGCCGCCCAGGTGGAATCGATCAGCGCCTGGCCGGCCGGGGCCGTGCTGGTGGCCCTGATCAACTTCCTGGTGATCGCCTTCGTGGTGTTCCTGATCGTGCGGGCCATCGAGGCGGCCAAGCGCAAGGAGGCCGCCAAGGCCGAGGCGGAGGCGGCCCCCGACACCCAGGCCCAGCTGGCCTCAGCGGTGACCCGGCTGGCCGATGCTCTGGATCGCCGGGGGCTGTAGGGATCAGCACGCCGCTCGCAGCGGCCTCTTCACGGCGACCGCGCCGCAGGAGCAGGTGGGCGTGCAGGGCACACCACAGCTGGTAGCCGACGGTGACCTGGCGGATCCCAAGCTGTTCGAGCCCCGCGACGGCCGCCTCGGCCCCCTCCAGTTCGGCCACCACGGGCCAGCCGGCTCACCTCCGCCCTCAGGCTGGGGCCGAGACGGAGGAGCGCGTCGTGGAGCCGCAGCAGGGCGGGCCCGTCGATCCGGCCCGTGATGGCCCGATGGCCGCAGACTGAGCAGGCTGATGCACCCCAGCTGGGGCCAGACGTCACCATGGTGAGCCATTTCGATCACGTCACCGTTGTGGTGCAGGACGTGGAGGCGGCCAGGCGGTTCTTTGCCCTGCTGGGCTTCGAGGAAGACAAGGCGCTGGTGATCAGCGGCCCCACGTTCTCCAGCTACATGGGAGTGGATGGCATCGAGGCCGAACACGTCACGCTCGTGCTCCCCCACGCCACGCCGCGCCTGGAAGTGCAGCTGCTCAAGTATCACCACCCACAGGTGCACCCAGACCCGGAGATCGCCAACCTCTGCAGGCTGGGCTTCAACCACATCTGCTTCGCCGTCGACGACCTTGAGGCCGAGGTGGCCAGGCTCACCGCCAAGGGGGTGCAGCTGCGCAATCAGATGATGACGTTCAACACCCGCAAGCTGGTCTTCCTCTCCGGGCCTGAGGGCATCACCGTGGAACTGGCGGAATGGCGATGAAGTTCGCTGTCAGGCTGGAGCGAAGCGGCTGACAGCGATGCCGAAGATGCAAACAAAGCAAAGGATGCAGAACACGAACACCACCCCGAAGTCCTACGCCAGCAGGGCTCTGCATGGCCTTGTTGGAGCGGGGATGGCTCGGCACCCAGCCCCCTCCAGTTCGGCCTGATCGGACTTGTCATCGGGGCTTCGGCGCTGATGGGCTGGCTCCGGGGAGACAGGTTCCTTGATTCCGTCTCCAGGGCGCTGGATTGCACCTCGACTTAGCCAACCTGGAGGCCCGCCCTCAGCCCAGCCCCTGCAGCCGCCCCCGGGCCAGCGCGGCCTGGGCTTCGACTTCCGCCAGGTTGGCGCGGCACGCGGCAACGACCTCCGGCGGCGCCTTGCCGGCGAAGTTGGGGTTGGCGAGGCGGCCGGCCAGCCCCTGGATCTCCTTCTCGGCCTTGGCCAGGTCTTTCTCCAGCCGGCTGCGCAGGGCCCCCAGGCTCTGCT
This sequence is a window from Cyanobium sp. PCC 7001. Protein-coding genes within it:
- a CDS encoding SprT family zinc-dependent metalloprotease encodes the protein MPLEPLLPLFHRLNREHFDASLAPLGTPLVDLRWSDGRMRRTAGLYRRGRRPDGSALCEIVLSRPLLDPLPREALLSTLCHEMIHAWVDRVLQVQEVHGPNFRQRMAAINAAQDGFEVSLRHRYPLPGGAVATSRWIARCPLCGITAPYRRRVRGLACRACCERHHGGHWHPSCLLDFHQAA
- a CDS encoding choice-of-anchor I family protein, translated to MQKLEALERRHAGRSKHGGQKRDDDVSERPADALVGRLDFTPEGTSGEQFQSEISAYVRVGKRFFLLSSGGGETLQITEATDPSSPQLIQRLSYGGGYVSTSVAAYGDLVAVALTPGDYDANPAPGMVRFFRMQRDGTLQLLQDVSVGYLPDGIAFSQDGRRLVIANEGQPSADYSVDPVGSIGIIAIKGEKNPRFDYLDLGFDQPGLDIPADLRISGPAGTTVPQDIEPEYVSILGDKAYVTLQENNGVAVVNLKTGRIEAIQALGTVDYSQFAVDLSDRDNAAGTDGVFNPLLGQEFLGLRMPDGISAFKVKGRTYYITANEGDAREYGAYEDVARNPAAPDGRLETIVTPDGGQTSLSQTNLSLGGRSVSIFDAKTGALVWDSGNSLQTIAFAAGTYDDGRSDAKGVESETVTTVKLDGRTYAIVGMERGLKTTLAVFDISNPADGRYVSHRVIEGSLSPEGLLLIPAKDSPTGRSQLVVSNEVSNTLDILDLGVLIESPGLGSAGFFEPTMLKDVAGGPELAVSNLLTNGEFTNGLEPGSSVYAPTGILDGLGAFDNGDGTYTVLANSELNRGTGTPYLVGTAALTGARIHKLIVDKDTDDDASNGYQSALIAGGIAYTSIIDADGNLVTDAAQIGGGFNRFCSGSFEMANRFGEGHGFVDALYLTGEEADEGLFYALDTATDTLYALPGLGRGGWETAVQVDTGSSDSVGVLLMDDNTAPLYLWVGTKSTDPAAGFLERNGLAASQGEVYTWVPTPGGLIGTDAGLAGVPDSADLNLLSLATPASGSWQLVGSGTDVAGWDESTLRGTANALGALQLSRLEDASINPEDGQEVVLATTGNAAFGGADTFGNLISLDLSGAFNADGLIDASNSTDLAVIYDGDREIAAWDAANGNNDGVIDAGQEGAFGATIIRNPDNLTWAGDGSVYVQEDRSVSPAYFSQEETSIWKVSPTATDPITGQATSERWAQIDRTAVPTAAGQTDPSASDPGNWESSGIIDVSPIYDQAAGSTFLADVQAHSLRDGTIGGNNNLVQGGQLNLIQDMASTPML
- a CDS encoding mechanosensitive ion channel family protein, which translates into the protein MGVRVGLWRTLTATLLGLLIGLTPALAQGTATANPAPILLDGRTLFNLWPSRNLTAEQRSSTVNGRLEEAVASGRPVQVTVEEANNLPVLSLNGRTLVTVTERDVPEGLEAREQAEQWQSQLEAAIARARQERTPEHMVRMLPRMLAILLAALGLHLLLRRLWRRWCPEALTPLPLPTEGERSDRSNRFLLRSALVLLQSLVWLGAAALVMDLFPLSRSLSAGVVEALRRWLSAPFLPLGSRSYSLQDVVVLVLLFIALAQAVGMLQSLLRRRVLRYTGMSEGGQEAVAFVARYGLLLVGTLVLLQLWGLDLTSLTLFASVLGVGVGLGLQGISKNFLSGLIIIFERPIQVGDFVEIGDLQGTVESLGLRSTKVTTLDRVTIIVPNSEFLESRVINWSHGSSVSRLQVPVGVAYGSDTTAVREALIAACKGNTAVLKSPQPRVYFSNFGDSSLNFTLLVWTREPRRQYEIVSDLNYRIEALLRERGITVPFPQRDLHLGDGSLRINLPPALEAGLQALLERQQNPER
- the mscL gene encoding large conductance mechanosensitive channel protein MscL → MPSRRPGLLADFKAFINKGNVVDLAVAVVIGGAFSQVVNAVVSLVMTTLLEPVLKAAQVESISAWPAGAVLVALINFLVIAFVVFLIVRAIEAAKRKEAAKAEAEAAPDTQAQLASAVTRLADALDRRGL
- a CDS encoding VOC family protein gives rise to the protein MARWPQTEQADAPQLGPDVTMVSHFDHVTVVVQDVEAARRFFALLGFEEDKALVISGPTFSSYMGVDGIEAEHVTLVLPHATPRLEVQLLKYHHPQVHPDPEIANLCRLGFNHICFAVDDLEAEVARLTAKGVQLRNQMMTFNTRKLVFLSGPEGITVELAEWR